A part of Candidatus Omnitrophota bacterium genomic DNA contains:
- a CDS encoding peptidoglycan-binding domain-containing protein, with protein sequence MKKGLMVVFVAGLIILPLAVFGCKGKVQTEGDMVKTEPTEAVVMTEEVVVSQTPVTEPAPAQMVSQETIPPTAAVPPSQEMGQAAATDKIEHNKQIQTALQAAGLYAGNIDGKIGPKTKRAIVEFQKARGLKADGKVGPKTWAELEKYLKQ encoded by the coding sequence ATGAAAAAAGGTTTAATGGTGGTTTTTGTAGCGGGCCTTATAATACTGCCTCTCGCTGTTTTTGGCTGTAAAGGCAAAGTGCAGACAGAGGGTGATATGGTGAAGACAGAGCCCACCGAAGCGGTGGTAATGACAGAAGAGGTTGTTGTGTCGCAAACTCCCGTGACTGAGCCGGCACCGGCGCAGATGGTAAGTCAGGAGACGATACCTCCTACTGCGGCGGTTCCTCCATCCCAAGAGATGGGCCAGGCGGCGGCAACAGATAAGATAGAGCACAACAAGCAGATACAGACGGCTTTGCAGGCAGCCGGGTTGTATGCAGGCAATATCGATGGTAAGATCGGTCCGAAGACAAAGAGGGCGATAGTAGAATTCCAGAAGGCCAGGGGCTTAAAGGCCGACGGTAAAGTTGGCCCGAAGACGTGGGCGGAGCTTGAGAAGTATTTAAAGCAGTAG